A stretch of Candidatus Hydrogenedentota bacterium DNA encodes these proteins:
- a CDS encoding co-chaperone GroES translates to MKVRPLADRILVKREEPNETVRGGIIIPDTAKEKPQEGKVISVGPGRLDESGKRIALEVKVGDRILMGKYAGTEVKIDGDEHIIMREDDVLAVIE, encoded by the coding sequence ATGAAAGTGCGTCCCCTTGCAGACCGAATTCTTGTCAAGCGCGAAGAGCCCAACGAGACAGTCCGGGGCGGGATCATCATCCCGGACACGGCCAAGGAAAAACCCCAGGAAGGTAAAGTAATTTCAGTCGGCCCCGGCCGTCTAGACGAATCAGGCAAGCGTATTGCTCTTGAGGTGAAGGTTGGAGACCGGATTCTCATGGGTAAATATGCCGGCACAGAAGTGAAGATCGACGGTGACGAACATATCATCATGCGTGAAGATGATGTGCTTGCCGTGATCGAATAA
- the groL gene encoding chaperonin GroEL (60 kDa chaperone family; promotes refolding of misfolded polypeptides especially under stressful conditions; forms two stacked rings of heptamers to form a barrel-shaped 14mer; ends can be capped by GroES; misfolded proteins enter the barrel where they are refolded when GroES binds), with the protein MPKQLEFGENARRKVLDGVIQLSRAVKTTLGPKGRNVVLDKKWGAPTVTKDGVSVAKEIELEDKYENMGAQMVKEVASKTSDVAGDGTTTATLLAEAIFREGLRNVTAGANPMALKRGIDLAVEKVVSKLASMSKQVRNEKDVIRNVASISANSDAEIGDIIAEAMEKVGNDGTITVEEAKSIETTLDVVEGMQFDKGYLSPYFVTDNENMTAVLEEAYILIYEKKISSLKDLLPLLENIAKSGKPLLVIAEDVEGEALATLVVNKIRGTFQAVAVKAPGFGDRRKAMLEDIAHLTGGLCITEDLGRSLESVEMSELGRAKRIIVDKDSTTIVEGAGASADIMGRINLIRKQIEETTSDYDREKLQERLAKLAGGVAVINVGAATEIEMKEKKARVEDALHATRAAVEEGIVAGGGVSLLRCQTTVDEIDLSGDEKVGAMIIRRALEEPLRQLANNAGDEGATVVQNVRAKKGNVGYNAETGEYEDLFKAGVLDPTKVARAALQNAASIAGLLLTTEVLIADIPEPEKAPAGPPGGGMGDMY; encoded by the coding sequence ATGCCCAAACAATTGGAATTTGGAGAAAATGCACGACGTAAAGTGCTGGACGGCGTTATTCAGCTGAGTCGTGCCGTAAAGACGACGCTGGGCCCCAAAGGCCGGAACGTTGTCCTCGATAAAAAATGGGGCGCTCCCACAGTGACCAAAGACGGTGTCAGCGTCGCCAAAGAAATCGAACTTGAAGATAAGTATGAGAACATGGGTGCCCAGATGGTGAAGGAAGTTGCATCGAAGACTTCCGATGTGGCCGGTGACGGTACCACCACGGCAACGCTGCTTGCGGAAGCCATTTTCCGCGAAGGGCTGCGCAATGTAACGGCAGGTGCCAATCCGATGGCGCTGAAACGGGGCATTGACCTGGCTGTTGAAAAAGTAGTGAGCAAGCTCGCATCCATGAGCAAACAAGTCCGCAACGAAAAAGACGTCATCCGCAATGTAGCATCGATCAGTGCAAACAGCGACGCGGAAATCGGCGACATCATCGCGGAAGCCATGGAAAAAGTCGGCAACGACGGCACCATCACGGTTGAAGAAGCCAAAAGCATTGAGACGACCTTGGACGTAGTGGAAGGCATGCAGTTTGATAAAGGCTATCTGTCCCCTTATTTTGTGACGGATAACGAAAATATGACTGCTGTCCTCGAAGAAGCCTACATCCTCATTTACGAAAAGAAAATCTCATCCCTTAAAGATTTGCTTCCCCTCCTTGAAAACATCGCCAAAAGCGGCAAGCCCTTATTGGTCATTGCCGAAGATGTGGAAGGCGAAGCCTTGGCGACCTTGGTGGTCAACAAGATTCGCGGCACCTTCCAGGCTGTTGCGGTGAAAGCGCCCGGATTTGGCGATCGCCGTAAAGCCATGTTGGAAGATATCGCCCACCTGACCGGCGGGCTGTGCATCACGGAAGATTTGGGACGTTCGCTGGAAAGCGTTGAGATGTCTGAACTCGGCCGCGCCAAACGCATCATCGTCGACAAAGATTCGACCACCATCGTTGAAGGTGCCGGTGCCAGCGCGGACATTATGGGCCGTATCAACCTTATCCGCAAACAGATCGAAGAAACGACCAGCGATTACGACCGTGAAAAACTGCAAGAACGCCTTGCCAAACTGGCGGGCGGTGTCGCCGTCATTAACGTGGGTGCTGCTACTGAAATCGAAATGAAAGAAAAGAAAGCACGCGTGGAAGATGCGCTGCACGCTACCCGCGCCGCAGTGGAAGAAGGCATTGTTGCCGGTGGTGGTGTATCTCTCTTGCGCTGCCAGACCACAGTCGATGAAATCGATCTGTCGGGCGACGAAAAAGTGGGCGCCATGATTATCCGCCGTGCCTTGGAAGAGCCGCTTCGTCAACTCGCCAACAATGCGGGTGATGAAGGCGCTACGGTTGTTCAAAATGTACGCGCCAAGAAAGGCAATGTGGGATACAATGCCGAAACCGGTGAATATGAAGACCTCTTCAAAGCCGGCGTTCTGGATCCCACCAAAGTGGCTCGTGCTGCGCTGCAGAATGCCGCAAGTATTGCCGGCCTGCTCCTGACGACCGAAGTGTTGATCGCCGACATTCCGGAGCCGGAAAAAGCGCCTGCGGGCCCTCCCGGAGGCGGCATGGGCGACATGTACTAA